From Selenomonas sp. AB3002, one genomic window encodes:
- a CDS encoding cation diffusion facilitator family transporter: protein MDDNDRLKQRTAYLSIISNSALVLMKLLVGLYIGAVSLISEALHSGVDLLAALIAWLAVRKSVEPPDTEHDYGHGKFENLSAAVEALLIVAAAAAIVHEAVLGLLEGGGVPENLGYGVVIMLISIIVNLLVSRRLLTVAKITHSQALEADGLHLRADIWTSVGVLIGLFAMEVTGWAPMDAIIAIFVAGIIFREGWHMIRASALELTDASLPEEDEEKIGRILKSAPEVKGFHCLRTRRSGSYRLLDVHLLFDGNMHLAHVHAVCDELEGRIRKAFGGFDIVIHPEPAGLHEPENKVSRYEESKQNNSSSPCNT, encoded by the coding sequence ATGGATGATAATGACAGGCTGAAGCAGCGGACGGCGTATCTATCGATTATTTCCAATAGCGCCCTGGTATTGATGAAGCTTTTGGTCGGCCTTTATATCGGTGCGGTCAGCCTTATCTCTGAAGCCCTGCACTCCGGGGTAGATTTGCTGGCAGCCCTCATTGCCTGGCTGGCGGTGAGGAAGTCGGTGGAGCCGCCTGATACGGAGCATGACTATGGACACGGGAAGTTTGAGAACCTGTCTGCAGCAGTGGAGGCCCTGCTGATTGTGGCTGCGGCAGCCGCCATCGTCCACGAGGCAGTGCTGGGGCTGCTGGAGGGGGGCGGTGTGCCTGAGAATCTGGGCTACGGCGTAGTCATCATGCTGATTTCCATCATTGTCAACCTGCTGGTGTCCCGGCGGCTGCTTACTGTAGCTAAAATCACCCATTCCCAGGCGCTGGAAGCGGATGGGCTTCATCTGCGGGCCGATATCTGGACCTCTGTAGGCGTGCTCATTGGCCTCTTTGCCATGGAGGTCACGGGCTGGGCTCCCATGGATGCCATCATCGCCATCTTCGTGGCGGGCATCATCTTCCGGGAAGGCTGGCACATGATAAGGGCTTCTGCCCTGGAACTTACGGATGCCAGCCTGCCGGAGGAGGATGAGGAAAAGATAGGGCGCATCCTGAAGAGCGCCCCTGAGGTGAAGGGTTTCCACTGCCTGCGCACCCGTCGTTCCGGCTCTTATCGGCTGCTGGATGTGCATCTGCTCTTTGACGGCAATATGCACCTGGCTCATGTCCACGCTGTCTGTGATGAGTTGGAAGGACGCATCAGAAAGGCTTTTGGCGGCTTCGACATCGTAATCCATCCGGAGCCTGCAGGGCTCCATGAACCGGAAAACAAGGTGAGCCGGTATGAGGAGTCGAAGCAGAACAACTCTTCCAGTCCTTGCAATACATAA
- a CDS encoding bifunctional diguanylate cyclase/phosphodiesterase has translation MQDQRNNRRQIDDITGLFNMNHFLEDATVLLRGSEDGEFAVIYFDIENFKAYNQIYGFHAGNTFLRQVAHIMRDTFPDGILARLHEDHFVAAIVNEDIVSRVLRVQERVQASAQQVDIRMKAGIYVSEGDAADVTVVLDRAKLACESIKRLYDQSYCYFDTSMESGAKLRQYIVSRFESAMARGELRVYYQPEVRVLTRQVCGFEALARWIDPVYGMISPGIFVEVLEEAHLSDKLDLFIVRQVCEDFAEVRAHAGDGWNLARISVNLSRVDFQLKDMFEAIEKIREETGTMREQLHIEVTESAIEDEMLQETIQRFRSAGYEVWMDDFGSRYSSLNNLIKYEFDVVKLDMQFMRMFKDNPKARTMIKGIIGLAKDLGIHTLVEGVETEEQYAFLRDIGCEMVQGYLFGRPAPLRDAAAFYAGEHATLSFEPFGEADYYRNLGMVNVLSTFPFLPPEERRDHISDVPLAIMEVRNGEISFLYSNGAFRSLLHSLGVPGMQELLYSLSHLDEQAAQVFWHLINEAVKTGEEQQIEQSVGGHIFTLRLKCVSCNMEKKLSAIALIADNLTPLGPVTALPLP, from the coding sequence TTGCAGGATCAGAGAAATAACAGGCGGCAAATAGATGACATCACCGGACTCTTCAATATGAATCATTTTCTGGAGGACGCTACGGTGCTTCTGCGGGGCTCAGAGGATGGGGAGTTTGCTGTCATCTACTTTGACATAGAGAATTTCAAGGCTTACAACCAGATCTATGGCTTTCACGCGGGCAATACATTCCTGAGACAGGTGGCCCATATCATGCGGGATACTTTTCCGGACGGGATACTGGCAAGGCTGCATGAAGACCACTTTGTAGCAGCCATTGTCAATGAGGATATCGTGTCCCGTGTGCTCCGGGTGCAGGAGCGGGTGCAGGCTTCTGCCCAGCAGGTTGACATCAGGATGAAGGCGGGTATTTATGTTTCTGAGGGGGATGCAGCGGATGTGACGGTGGTGCTGGACAGGGCGAAGCTGGCCTGCGAAAGCATCAAGCGGCTCTATGACCAGAGCTATTGTTACTTTGACACTTCCATGGAGTCAGGGGCAAAGCTCAGGCAGTATATCGTGAGCCGTTTCGAGTCGGCCATGGCCCGGGGGGAACTCAGGGTCTATTACCAGCCGGAGGTGCGGGTGCTCACCCGGCAGGTCTGTGGTTTTGAGGCCCTGGCCCGCTGGATTGACCCGGTGTACGGCATGATCTCACCGGGGATTTTCGTGGAGGTGCTGGAAGAAGCCCATCTTTCTGATAAGCTGGACCTCTTTATTGTAAGGCAGGTTTGTGAGGACTTTGCTGAGGTCCGGGCTCATGCCGGGGATGGCTGGAACCTGGCCCGCATATCCGTGAACCTTTCCCGGGTGGATTTCCAGCTGAAGGATATGTTCGAGGCTATCGAAAAAATCCGGGAAGAAACAGGGACCATGAGGGAGCAGCTGCACATTGAGGTGACAGAGAGCGCCATTGAGGATGAGATGCTCCAGGAAACCATCCAGCGCTTCCGCTCCGCCGGTTATGAAGTGTGGATGGACGACTTCGGCAGCAGGTATTCTTCTCTGAACAACCTCATCAAGTATGAGTTTGATGTGGTGAAGCTGGATATGCAGTTCATGCGCATGTTCAAGGATAATCCCAAGGCCAGGACCATGATCAAGGGCATTATAGGGCTGGCGAAGGATCTGGGCATCCATACTCTGGTGGAGGGGGTGGAGACAGAGGAGCAATATGCTTTCCTGCGGGACATTGGCTGTGAGATGGTGCAGGGGTATCTCTTTGGCAGGCCTGCACCCCTCAGGGATGCAGCGGCCTTCTATGCTGGGGAGCATGCTACTCTTTCCTTCGAGCCTTTTGGTGAGGCTGATTATTATCGCAACCTGGGCATGGTGAATGTGCTGAGCACATTCCCCTTCCTGCCTCCGGAGGAGAGGCGGGATCATATCAGTGATGTGCCCCTGGCCATCATGGAAGTAAGGAATGGAGAGATTTCCTTCCTCTATAGCAACGGGGCGTTCCGGAGCCTCTTGCACAGCCTGGGGGTGCCGGGAATGCAGGAGCTTCTGTATTCCCTTTCCCATTTGGATGAACAGGCAGCTCAGGTTTTCTGGCACCTGATCAATGAGGCGGTGAAGACGGGAGAAGAACAGCAGATAGAGCAATCCGTGGGAGGTCATATCTTCACCCTGCGCCTCAAGTGTGTGTCCTGCAATATGGAGAAAAAACTGTCTGCCATAGCGCTCATTGCAGACAATCTGACTCCCTTGGGGCCGGTGACAGCGCTTCCATTGCCATAA